One segment of Streptomyces sp. NA02950 DNA contains the following:
- a CDS encoding LysR family transcriptional regulator, whose product MLTPPQLQAICEVVDAGSFRTAAQRLGYTPSAISQQISTVERALGVPLFERSPRSVRPTPAGLQLARRAGQLLADLAATENEMRGYAAAERGRLRLGSFWSAGFRLVPTVLTGFLRDRPEVDVRYEEGDPQVTVPAVLEGRLDLAVIFEYGVVPHSWPEGLEHTLVREEPLYLLLPAGHPLAGRPHIRLADLRDERWISYHEDTDAARCLRHICAAGGFLPEVLFRTNDYNLPYELVRQGLGVAIAPELAIVDAATSPDTSGTRLVRLTDPAHTRRVYATRRTTDPNPFLPQAIALLHTAAAALPERSEEERSVR is encoded by the coding sequence ATGCTGACTCCGCCGCAGCTCCAGGCGATATGCGAGGTGGTCGACGCAGGCTCGTTCCGTACGGCCGCCCAGCGCCTCGGCTACACGCCCTCCGCCATCTCCCAGCAGATTTCCACCGTCGAGCGCGCCCTGGGCGTCCCGCTCTTCGAGCGCTCACCGCGCAGCGTGCGGCCCACTCCGGCCGGGCTCCAGCTCGCCCGGCGCGCGGGACAGCTGCTGGCCGACCTGGCGGCGACGGAGAACGAGATGCGCGGCTACGCCGCCGCCGAGCGAGGGCGACTGCGCCTGGGCAGCTTCTGGTCCGCGGGGTTCCGGCTGGTGCCGACGGTGCTGACGGGGTTCCTCCGCGACCGGCCCGAGGTCGACGTCCGCTACGAGGAAGGCGACCCGCAGGTCACCGTGCCCGCGGTATTGGAGGGGCGGCTGGATCTCGCCGTCATCTTCGAGTACGGGGTGGTCCCGCACAGCTGGCCCGAGGGCCTGGAACACACCCTGGTGCGGGAAGAGCCGCTCTACCTTCTCCTCCCCGCGGGACACCCCCTCGCCGGCCGGCCGCATATCCGCCTCGCCGACCTGCGGGACGAGCGCTGGATCAGCTACCACGAGGACACGGACGCCGCTCGCTGCCTGCGCCACATCTGCGCGGCCGGCGGCTTTCTGCCCGAGGTGCTCTTCCGTACGAACGACTACAACCTGCCCTACGAACTGGTCCGCCAGGGCCTGGGAGTGGCGATCGCACCGGAACTTGCCATCGTGGACGCCGCCACCTCACCCGACACCTCCGGCACCCGCCTCGTCCGGCTCACCGACCCCGCCCACACCCGTCGGGTCTATGCCACCCGACGTACCACCGACCCCAACCCCTTCCTCCCTCAAGCCATCGCCCTCCTGCACACCGCGGCGGCGGCCCTGCCGGAGCGGAGTGAAGAGGAAAGGAGTGTGCGCTGA
- a CDS encoding carotenoid oxygenase family protein, which translates to MSGAGRGPTRCAGSPEKAGREDDGYLLTVVFDLEQDASQLLVLDASGLDRVATVHLPQRVGAGLHGSWIPDSALDGSAR; encoded by the coding sequence CTGAGCGGGGCCGGTCGGGGGCCGACCCGGTGTGCTGGGTCTCCTGAGAAAGCCGGCCGGGAGGACGACGGCTATCTGCTGACCGTCGTCTTCGACCTCGAGCAGGACGCCTCGCAGCTGCTGGTCCTCGATGCCTCCGGTCTCGACCGCGTCGCCACCGTCCACCTGCCCCAGCGCGTGGGCGCCGGACTTCACGGCTCCTGGATCCCCGACAGCGCCCTGGACGGCAGCGCCCGCTGA